A stretch of the Vigna radiata var. radiata cultivar VC1973A chromosome 7, Vradiata_ver6, whole genome shotgun sequence genome encodes the following:
- the LOC106765678 gene encoding nucleolar and coiled-body phosphoprotein 1 encodes MPATPPSNKGSSTIFVFTPRQVLLSNQTMKNTAQNGTPNSKRESTLLLHHAIARYLELSGFSKTLKKFRSEAQIEKNDLEESRLDLEEMHLKYLEICGKDAKANIKDQKEQVADVPDKNKEGKSKEKKKKKSQLVSESLANNVEGNQLESVTAVADNKVSADDSTDVKVINGSETQKKSKSKSKKKDKRSGKSDEIAHTEDPNETVLKEENIEFSSKEKKSEEKKDSKKRKRTISEENGQEVADVKADEENKRRKTENINASKESTKENIENTGEKSSVQRSQKKQQKESVEKPVKTAFQRVQVDKIQFTDERLQDNSYWAKDGAENGYGAKAAEILDQVRGRDFRHEKTKKKRGSYRGGQIDLQSHSVKFNYSDEE; translated from the exons ATGCCTGCAACTCCACCGAGTAACAAAGGAAGTTCTACCATATTCGTTTTCACTCCTCGCCAAGTTTTGTTAAGCAACCAAACCATGAAGAACACTGCGCAGAATGGAACTCCAAACTCCAAGCGGGAATCCACACTTCTCCTTCATCATGCCATTGCCCGTTACTTGGAACTCTCTGGCTTCTCCAAGACGCTCAAAAAATTCCGCTCCGAAGCGCAAATCGAG AAAAATGATTTGGAGGAATCGCGGCTTGATCTAGAAGAAATGCACCTCAAGTATTTAGAAATATG tGGTAAAGATGCTAAGGCAAATATCAAAGATCAAAAGGAGCAAG TTGCTGATGTGCCGGACAAAAACAAAGAGGGTAAAtccaaggaaaagaagaaaaagaaaagccaGTTAGTTTCTGAGTCTCTCGCTAATAATGTTGAAGGCAATCAATTGGAGTCTGTTACTGCCGTTGCAGATAATAAAGTAAGCGCTGATGATTCTACAGATGTTAAAGTTATTAATGGTTCTGAGACGCAGAAAAAATCCAAGTCTAAGTCGAAAAAGAAAGACAAGCGAAGTGGTAAAAGTGATGAAATAGCACATACTGAAGATCCCAATGAAACTGTTTTGAAGGAAGAGAATATTGAATTCTCAagcaaagagaagaaaagtgagGAGAAAAAAGattctaagaaaagaaaaagaacaatttCTGAAGAAAATGGTCAAGAGGTTGCAGATGTAAAGGCAGATGAAGAAAACAAACgcagaaaaacagaaaatataaaTGCATCTAAGGAGTCAACCAAGGAAAACATTGAGAACACTGGAGAGAAATCTTCTGTACAGAGGTCTCAGAAGAAACAGCAAAAGGAATCAGTTGAG AAACCAGTCAAGACGGCATTTCAGCGAGTACAAGTTGACAAGATACAGTTTACGGATGAAAGGCTCCAGGATAACTCTTACTGGGCAAAG GATGGTGCCGAGAATGGTTATGGTGCTAAAGCAGCAGAAATTCTTGACCAAGTTAGAGGAAG GGATTTTCGTCATGAGAAAACCAAGAAGAAACGTGGAAGCTATCGGGGAGGCCAAATTGATTTGCAATCTCACTCAGTAAAGTTTAATTATTCTGATGAGGAATGA